In Spea bombifrons isolate aSpeBom1 chromosome 5, aSpeBom1.2.pri, whole genome shotgun sequence, the sequence catatgtattattttagtgacatATCACCATTTAATAAGGACCACTGTCACGAATACACACAGCTTTGTTGTAACTGCTTGCCAAGAATGCCAAAGTGAAAATGAACAGACCCCTTGTATTGATAACATTTATCCTTTTAACATGCATTTGAGATATAAACTaggtttgtgtatttttgagTGAGATATTTTATCTGTACGTCGTAttataaaatatcaaaatatggTTCTTTGTAAGATGTTGCAGCCCAGAAACGCATGGcctgactagatgggctgaaggGTTTTAAGTGCCGTCATAGTCCATGTTTCTGTGAATGGCGCTGGTGTGTAGATGTGACATTTCTGAATGCTAGGTCCAGCTTATATTCTGATTATAAGCTTTTCATCACATAAGGCACATTGCGGATATCCcagttttccttttctttttgtttccttgtTCAGTTCTTGCTGTCATTGTTTACCCATTTATGTCAAGCAGTATTTCTAGCGATAAGACTTTACCATCTAACCTAAAACTGCACTCGTGTACTACCACATGTTCTTAAAACAAATCTTTTCTTcccttcattttctttcttacttTTTTGTCTCATGTTTttcagttagaaaaaaaaatattaaccatcttttgttttcttcttgcaGGAGTCTTGCAGTTTGTGGAAATCACCGCTGGGGTGTTGGTGTTGATCTGTGTTGTAGCATCTTACGCAGTTATTACTGGATACACATCCGCAGCTGGCTTTAGTACGTTCAGTATCGATTCCGCATACAGTCCTTTTGAAGGCAATGAGCTACAGCAAGTGCGGGAGATGGACATGCAATACACTCAGCTGAGGGCACCAGGAGTTTATGGCGGAGTGGCTTTCAGCATGCTGCTGTGTGCATTCACTATTTTATTCCTGATTTTGGGGGCTAAACCATTACACAGTGTCTCTGTGCGAATCCTCTTTGCAGAACTGATTTTTGACGCTCTTGCGTTCCTGGCGTATGTTGTTGCAGTCGGACTTTATCTGCACTTTATTAAGCAGGTAAACGCCACCGAAATCTGCAAGGCTAGAGAGAGAGTTTATGCGGGCCGTGGCTACACCTGGATGAACTGTGAGGtgcagggaggggatgcagctGTTGCTATATTTGGCCTGATTGCTGCTTGCTTGTACCTTCCTAGCACAGTATTGTGTGGTCTCTATATCAGAACTGTGCGCGACTTTAAGAAAAATCATCTGCATTTTGAATGTCCTCCTGAACCCTGCAACCAAAATGAACCCAGGGTCCGATCACGGGAAGAATTAGATTCTCATAGGTTTCATCCCAGCACACTGGTATAATACACTATAACAAacaattgtgtcattttgcgTTATATCCATACTGCCGGTGTTACATGAAAGAAtttctcattttattatatgtgtgtgttatacaatctcatatacatatacaatatcatagaataacatttcttttaattGAGGCTTACAACATTTTTAGCTGCTTATAGGTAAAGGTTTTTTAATACCCATATGTAATCATGTGTAAATActtgtaaatatataaactatttttacatagtgtgaaatgtatgtctttttcaaataaagtcagtaaaaaataattttcttgttGAGCTCTGAATGAGAACTCCAGTCATGAcgctatgtatatttatgtcaTAAGAATTACTTACCATAAAAGATCTACAAGAATGTCCACAATCTCTGCTAGTTGTGTATGTTCAGTTTCTTAAAACAATGCACACTGTGAACATAAAGTGTGTAACCACAGCTAGTCTCAGCAACAAGGGAGATGCTAGCAGTCATGTGTTCTTCCTACAGAGACCAGGCCAAAATGGTGGCACCCCTTGGATCCCTTTACTAGGGGCAAATCATCCTACTGGGACCCATATCCATGTGCCCCCTCTTTTATccctgatgtctttctttctaaGGGCAGAATTTTTGGTGCACATGAGTGTACCACTATGTTCTACAGACTTTAAAACTCACAGTAGCTTTTAGATGAAACAGTAAGGTAATGCAGAGagtgtatttataaattaaattgtaaacACACATTGTGAAAAAACATAATAGTGACAAAAAGGTGGATTTAGTCAATGTGTTTTTGACTCGGGTGCCATTAGGTCAAGCACTGGCCCTATGTATTACAAATGTCTGATAGATGGAGGTGCTAaagcattattgtaaatggGATATTTGCATGAAATCATGTGATTAAAACTTTACAAAAAGCAGATGTAATGTTagtacataaaatgaaaaacattaaatacattaaagctaaaatattcaaaataactataaatacaTCCAATTACGTTATTTCAAAGTGAGCCAGAGTGTGCCTCAATAAGATTAGAGGAGGAAGTATTTTAACTAACTTTGTCATTGCGGCTCAGGTTCTCTTCTCTTAACGACCAAGTAATTGGACATGAGCCCACACAGGCTCACTCAACTTTCATCTACTATTAAGAGGTGTTTTGCCACAACAGTATTGGGCAGATTCCATAGGACATGTTTGCAGATAAGTCTTGCTTGTTGTTGTGTATCTGTTGTACTTTAGTCACAGTCAAAGTTGCCTGGCCAGCGCAGAGTTGTAGCACAGAGAGCTGTTGGTCCGGAAGTGTGCTTGGTGGGGTGTTCACAGTGTTTGAAGGGTTGGCAGCTGGCAGGGTGTTTGGAAAGTATTGGCAACGGGCCTAGGAAGTGAAATAATAAAGCTGTGCCCAACTCCCTACCCAAAACTTCCAGTGTCTGGTGTCATCATTTAGTAGGAAAATGTGGGTGGTGGGCAGTGGCATGTAGGCCTAATCAGTCAAGGAAACTGTACCAATGTAACCATGTAATCTGTTAAATGATCAGCTTGGTCAGAACGATTAATAGACCACACTCAATAAAGTTTCATTGGTTTGATTTTAGGGCTCTTATAGGAGTACAAGAAAAGTTACAACCCAAAACCCAAATTCCTTCAGAGATGAGCCTTTGATACTGATGTTCCACCTACTTTACTGGATGATTGCGCTTGTACAATCATAGCCCCCTTTATAACTTGTActcattaatgtatatttataaaatgtattggcaccCTTATAATGTAAGACATTTCAGTAAATGGAcatctgctttctcttcttaCGGATGGAGTTTGGGAGATGTTTCTAGAGGTTGCATCTTAAAACACTGTTCCTGCACAGCACTAAGTAATAATAACGATAAATCACCACTAGCAAGTGAACCCTAAGATTTTTAAGATATCACCTCAGTGTGGATTGTATTCTTTAAGTGTTGTTACTGCGCAGCAGGGTGTTTACCCTTCATAAAAAAAGAacgtaaaataaattataaagaacttaaaaaaactccccccaaatgttttttttctcaaatgtaaaaactaaagTAGTTATCTGAGAAAGaatgcaacaaaaacaaaacaaacatttaatctGAATCATTTTGGCTTGCCGTGCACAAGTCTTCTGGTCACTTCCCATCATTTGGTACATGTGTATCAGAGATAGTGTAGGGGCTGAATGATTTTCTGTAGGGAAAACTCAAGGCTCAATGTTAATGCGCCAGGATCTTCAAGCCTATTTGGCACGTAGAGACTTGTGAGACAGGATGCAACGTGAAGTCagagtgtatgcatgtgtgtagtGCCTGTGTCTGTTAGACAGTTTAAAGCTTAAAGCATCCAATCAAATCAAATGAACGGGAATGCAACTGACCGAGACTTTCCAGTCCAGTTTACATATGGACATTTATACTACCACACATTTACAactacacactcatgctaacacacgtacacatacatgctaacaaacacacatgcttTTGGGGAAGATTATCATTTGTGAAACTCTTACTATACctaccaaaatatattaaaattaagacAAGTtctttagtgtatatatactgtatataaacacacacatttgcCACTTGCCCTAGCACTGTATAGTTATTATAGCTTCtatgtagaaaatgtattttgtttccttAATTGATaagactttttaaaattattttcatactaaaaaaaaaaaaaaagtcttcattTTTCTGAAACAAACCAAAATATAATTCGTGCCATAAAACTAAAGGAGAGAGGGGTAACTGTGTGTGAGTGAAGCATTGTATAGAAGGATCGATACATTTTACCATAAAATACGTTGTTGCCGATTGCTGTTGATTACCAAATACTTTCAGTGGCTGATAATCTGTTGGGGTGCGGGGGTTGTGCAGAGCTTGTATTATGAATACCTATCCTCTCTACATACTGGCTATAGTAGTAAGAAAAATCCATAACcgcataacaaaaatatataaaaaggattaaaaaaatttaaatttgttaacaaAGATTATTTTTAAGCATCTGCTTCTGCAGATATTTACCGCCAGATAAAAAGTGccagtatttttttcccccattttcacaaacacactgcagtacatttttttaatacaagaaACCCCATTAGGTTGTGTATAGCATTATTCTCTACATATTACATGCGCAGATATTTTAAGATGAAAAACTAAAACAAGTGCTTTTGAGTTTTCAAATTTACTAAAGAGGAAAATTGCTGAAGAGTTAAGGCGCAAAAATCTACAAACAAAACTGTAGATTCTTTATAACGGCAAACCCTAACTGAACCTTTGTTGGTACCATACATTGTTTGGACCATTCAACCGTTGTTTGCCACAATGGCACTCAAGTTTGCGAAGGAAATAAACCTGTCATCAAGAACTAAGGCACAAGACCGTGCAACTCTGACgataaaatatatcacataataCGGATTCTGGTTCACAGTAATTAAATAAGTACATTGGTGAAACATTTGTCTACAACCAGGAGTAGCTGTGCATCATAATACAAAATCATCATGTTCTTCATCCTGTGGAAATTGTGACGACTGTAGCAGAAAACACAGATATTTTATCAATGCAATCATCATTTATTGATACATAGATGTGATGTTATTAAATTCttatcaattattattaattattaattatctaTACGAGGCCTCTTAGTTGGCCCTCCGTGGCCACTGCTTTCTTCACGAGAAATCCTCTTCCTATTTTGCTGGTTCTTGTCACAGCGCTGCCTGGACCTTCTGCACTGAGCCATTTCCTCGTAAAAGTCATGGTAGATAGAAATCTTGGCTCCAGTTAGGTTGTTTATTCGGTCCATGTGGCTGTGGAACTCTGGTCCATGGGAAGCATCCTTCTCTGTGATCATCAGAAGGGCGTGGATCATCTCATGAAGAAGCGTTTCCTCCAGATCTCTCCTCGGCCTCAAACTCAGCAGGGGTTCACTAAGGTGTATGGTACACAAATTTCTGCTTTTGTCATAACGACAAAGCCCAGCAGCCGTAATCATCCTCCGATTCCACTTCACCTCCACGTGGGTTAACTTTCCCCAGAAAAACAGGTGATTCAGCTTCAAAAACAACTCACGGATATTGTCCTTGGGGTCCAGAAACTCCCAAAATGGGTCAACCACTGAACTCCCCTCTGTTTTTAAAGCATCCATAACAGTAGGGATCTTCTGAAATAGCTACAGCTCTCTCACACAAGAGTTATAACGGTGCCAACAACAGAATAGCACAATGTCATCACAGTGCCTTGATTCCCAAGCTTACCGATGACATCATAGTAGCTGCCATAGTAGCACTGAATGTTTACACCAAACTgtaagcagttttttttaaaataaaaataaaaagctaggTTTAAGGGGTCCAAAGTTGTTGTTATATGTGCTAAAAACATTGACAGGTTAATAAGAAAGGgtgatttttttagatataatatgaggaaaaggagaaaatgtcAGAAGAATTATTTAACCAGTGGCTACTGACAGGAGTAGTTGACAACTGTAGAACCACTTTACAAAAGGGCTGCAGGGAAGACTTGGTCAACTATACACCAGAACATCATTATTTGGGAAATGAATGGAAACcatgttaaaggataggatttTAATTCTCTCAATGTACATGGTTTGCAAGGTCAGAAACAGTTCGGGTTTACTGCTTCTTTTTGTGAAAGTaacctaatttattttttgactgGGTCACTAAGATAATAGACCAAGGAGAAGCTGTTGTTATAACCTGTCTAGCATTTACCTTTTCAAATCAATGTCgcctccagctttcatatttggggggggcacatggggggacagggatGAAAGTAGgaggggcaattataaaatgctacatgtacactatgtatatatatatatatatatatacatatatatatatatatatatatatatgaaaccaaagaaaaaatgggcactcacgggtctttgcagtaaagtgcattaagcacaattttatttcaaccagcacagccaacgtttcggaccacctccggtcctttctcaaggcaaGTGCTGTGTGGCAAAGtgaaacaatttatgcagtgcagTGATTAATGTGATAAACAACAGGAGTGGCTTACCCCACCTCTCAAACGATCATCATGTGGGAATGAAGACTGGAATCACCAGAACAGCATGTGCATATCCCCAGTTAAACATGGTGTGTACCTAGTAAAACATCCCCATGCAACACGCGGAACCTATAACCGTTCCGTTCAATACATTGAATTTCCTTTGgtcatgtgaaataatataaataaaagaaaaacttcTCAGTGAAATAGCAATTAAATAGTGCATATAGAAtgaaaatgtgtatgtttaaaaaatacatagtacCATACCCCAAGAATctgtaatggacaaaatttagcGAAGGCAGAGACTTCTGCAGGCTGCAAAGAAGTATTAtgcatgcaataaataaaaacggaACACATAGGGATTTCATAAGTGCCGCAAGCAAAAGTCCATAAAAAGGTATGATGCTCCATTTCATCGAGTAtccaaaaatgaggaaaaagaaacatgttcATTTAGTCCCATTGGTGTGAGGGTGTTGAGAGTCTTGATCCAAAAGGTCTCGCGTTGAAGCAATAGCTTAGCCCTGTCACCTCCTCTTCTCAAGGGGGGGACCATATCAATGGCTACAAAGCGTA encodes:
- the LOC128496662 gene encoding MARVEL domain-containing protein 3-like isoform X1; translated protein: MSRSERSVQSERIPPSQRSSHDRSNREYSKNHGLPARDQDDYRERPRRERPERRSHTSNDRSLSNRPVHGQYARAPASSSEQQLGPSRASQHHGPPSQRTYTEKQSFSDKCSRLCSIRGVLQFVEITAGVLVLICVVASYAVITGYTSAAGFSTFSIDSAYSPFEGNELQQVREMDMQYTQLRAPGVYGGVAFSMLLCAFTILFLILGAKPLHSVSVRILFAELIFDALAFLAYVVAVGLYLHFIKQVNATEICKARERVYAGRGYTWMNCEVQGGDAAVAIFGLIAACLYLPSTVLCGLYIRTVRDFKKNHLHFECPPEPCNQNEPRVRSREELDSHRFHPSTLV